From one Nocardioides sp. Kera G14 genomic stretch:
- a CDS encoding ABC transporter permease, with amino-acid sequence MSNQSGSPRSRAAGWSTLAFLTPPMLWLGVAYLGALAALLLTAFWSVDEFTGAVVRTFTLDNLNSLLTNGVYRTVALRTVGIAVVVTIIDAVLALPIAFFMAKVASARWQRILVIAVLMPLWASYLVKAYAWRAMLSHEGPLASLGIHLGYGLTGLVITLAYLWLPFMILPVYAGFQRLPASLLEASADLGASFGTTLRRVIVPSVFPSLVAGSIFTFSLSLGDYVAVKIVGGPTQVLGGVVYQSVGTANDLPFAAALAFVPVVVMLVYLWAVRRTGALENL; translated from the coding sequence ATGAGCAATCAGTCAGGGTCCCCGAGGAGTCGCGCGGCGGGTTGGTCGACGCTGGCCTTCCTCACGCCACCGATGCTGTGGCTCGGTGTCGCCTACCTCGGGGCCCTGGCTGCCCTGCTCCTGACGGCCTTCTGGTCGGTCGACGAGTTCACGGGCGCGGTCGTCCGCACCTTCACCCTCGACAACCTGAACTCACTGCTGACCAACGGCGTGTATCGGACCGTCGCCCTCCGCACGGTCGGCATCGCCGTCGTGGTGACGATCATCGACGCCGTACTGGCGCTGCCGATCGCGTTCTTCATGGCCAAGGTCGCCTCTGCCCGGTGGCAGCGGATCCTGGTGATCGCGGTGCTGATGCCCTTGTGGGCCTCGTACCTGGTCAAGGCCTACGCCTGGCGGGCGATGCTCTCCCACGAGGGACCGCTCGCCTCGCTCGGCATCCACCTCGGCTACGGGCTCACGGGGCTGGTGATCACACTCGCGTACCTCTGGCTGCCCTTCATGATCCTTCCCGTGTACGCCGGCTTCCAGCGCCTTCCGGCCTCCCTGCTTGAGGCCTCGGCGGATCTGGGCGCCTCGTTCGGAACCACCCTCCGTCGCGTGATCGTCCCATCGGTCTTCCCGTCGCTCGTCGCCGGCTCGATCTTCACCTTCTCGCTGTCGCTGGGTGACTACGTGGCCGTGAAGATCGTGGGCGGCCCGACCCAGGTGCTGGGTGGTGTCGTCTATCAGTCCGTCGGTACGGCGAACGACCTGCCGTTCGCCGCAGCGTTGGCCTTCGTGCCGGTCGTCGTGATGCTCGTCTACCTGTGGGCCGTCCGTCGCACCGGCGCTCTG
- a CDS encoding ABC transporter substrate-binding protein: protein MKKSLTLRAGALLAVGAFALSACGSSDSSTGSNGASGGFKAPDVPMVKSLGDNEGSVNILAWPGYAEDGSNDPAYDWVTPFEKATGCQATVKYFGSSDEALNLMKTGDYDVVSASGDATLRLIAGGYVQPVNTDLLKNYADIQPFLKDTAYNSVDDQMYGMPQGWGANLLTYNPDVVKPAPTSWADMFDPSSPYAGKISAYDSPIYIADAALVLMKTKPELKITNPYALDQKQFDAAVALLKDQRKAVGEYWSDYAAQQQAFEKGDDVLGTSWQVIVNLVQADKKPIESLVPDEGATGWSDTWMINAKSEHPNCAYAWLDYIGGPEGNAASAYYFGEAPANAKACDTIATVDKDPGFCDSFHAADADYAKKIWYWTTPISQCLDGRTDTKCVPYSDWAKAWTEIKG from the coding sequence ATGAAGAAGTCGCTCACTCTCCGAGCCGGTGCCCTGCTCGCGGTCGGGGCGTTCGCCCTGTCCGCGTGCGGCTCGTCGGACTCGTCCACGGGATCGAACGGGGCCTCCGGGGGCTTCAAGGCGCCCGACGTCCCGATGGTGAAGTCGCTCGGGGACAACGAGGGCTCGGTCAACATCCTCGCCTGGCCGGGCTACGCCGAGGACGGCAGCAACGACCCGGCGTACGACTGGGTGACGCCCTTCGAGAAGGCGACCGGCTGCCAGGCGACGGTGAAGTACTTCGGCTCGTCGGACGAGGCGCTCAACCTGATGAAGACCGGCGACTACGACGTCGTCTCGGCCTCCGGTGACGCCACGCTGCGTCTCATCGCCGGTGGCTACGTGCAGCCCGTCAACACCGACCTGCTCAAGAACTATGCCGACATCCAGCCCTTCCTCAAGGACACGGCCTACAACTCGGTCGACGACCAGATGTACGGCATGCCGCAGGGCTGGGGCGCCAACCTGCTGACCTACAACCCCGACGTCGTGAAGCCGGCCCCGACCAGCTGGGCCGACATGTTCGACCCGTCGTCGCCGTACGCCGGCAAGATCTCGGCCTACGACAGCCCGATCTACATCGCCGACGCCGCGCTGGTCCTCATGAAGACCAAGCCGGAGCTGAAGATCACCAACCCCTACGCGCTCGACCAAAAGCAGTTCGACGCCGCAGTGGCGCTGCTCAAGGACCAGCGCAAGGCCGTCGGTGAGTACTGGAGCGACTACGCAGCCCAGCAACAGGCCTTCGAGAAGGGCGACGACGTCCTCGGCACCTCGTGGCAGGTCATCGTCAACCTGGTCCAGGCCGACAAGAAGCCGATCGAGTCGCTCGTGCCGGACGAGGGCGCGACGGGCTGGTCGGACACGTGGATGATCAACGCGAAGTCCGAGCACCCCAACTGCGCCTACGCCTGGCTCGACTACATCGGCGGGCCGGAGGGGAATGCCGCCTCGGCGTACTACTTCGGTGAGGCACCGGCCAACGCCAAGGCGTGCGACACCATCGCCACGGTCGACAAGGACCCGGGGTTCTGCGACAGCTTCCACGCCGCCGACGCCGACTACGCCAAGAAGATCTGGTACTGGACCACGCCCATCTCGCAGTGTCTCGACGGCCGCACGGACACCAAATGCGTCCCGTACTCGGACTGGGCCAAGGCCTGGACCGAGATCAAGGGCTGA
- a CDS encoding ABC transporter ATP-binding protein, translating into MASTSTPAIRLTGLRRDYGEVRAVDDISLEVADGEFFSMLGPSGSGKTTVLRLIAGFEQPTAGLVELGGVDVTNVPAHRRDVNTVFQDYALFPHLSVRGNVEYGLKVKKVPATERRKRAEEALAQVRLEGFGDRKPHQLSGGQRQRVALARALVNRPTVLLLDEPLGALDLKLRREMQLELKEIQREVGITFVFVTHDQQEALTMSDRIAVFNAGLIEQLATPVELYEQPANAFVAGFVGTTNLIDGGAVRPERLRLGAPAPGDMSADGEIVEVVYLGAATHTIVALADGSTITVSQPNSSSAHLGALPKRGDRVTVSWSPDDVVTLSPTLTKEK; encoded by the coding sequence ATGGCCAGTACGTCGACCCCAGCCATCCGCCTCACCGGGCTGCGTCGCGACTACGGCGAGGTGCGGGCGGTCGACGACATCTCCCTCGAGGTCGCCGACGGTGAGTTCTTCTCCATGCTCGGCCCGTCCGGCTCCGGCAAGACCACCGTGCTTCGGCTGATCGCCGGCTTCGAGCAGCCCACCGCCGGTCTCGTCGAGCTCGGGGGAGTCGACGTCACGAACGTCCCGGCCCACCGGCGTGACGTCAACACCGTCTTCCAGGACTACGCGCTCTTCCCGCACCTCAGTGTGCGGGGCAACGTCGAATACGGCCTCAAGGTCAAGAAGGTGCCCGCGACCGAACGCCGCAAGCGCGCCGAGGAGGCACTCGCACAGGTGCGGCTCGAGGGCTTCGGTGACCGCAAGCCGCACCAGCTCTCCGGTGGCCAGCGGCAGCGCGTCGCCCTCGCCCGCGCCCTGGTCAACCGGCCCACGGTGCTGCTCCTCGACGAGCCGCTCGGAGCCCTCGACCTCAAGCTCCGTCGTGAGATGCAGCTGGAGCTCAAGGAGATCCAGCGCGAGGTCGGCATCACGTTCGTCTTCGTGACCCATGACCAGCAGGAGGCCTTGACGATGAGCGACCGGATCGCCGTCTTCAACGCCGGCCTGATCGAGCAGCTCGCCACGCCCGTGGAGCTCTACGAGCAGCCCGCCAACGCCTTCGTCGCGGGCTTCGTCGGCACGACCAACCTGATCGACGGAGGTGCCGTGCGCCCGGAGCGGTTGCGGCTCGGTGCCCCGGCCCCCGGCGACATGAGCGCGGACGGGGAGATCGTGGAGGTCGTCTACCTCGGCGCTGCCACGCACACGATCGTCGCCCTCGCCGACGGCTCGACCATCACCGTCTCCCAGCCCAACAGCAGTTCCGCGCACCTCGGCGCGCTCCCGAAGCGCGGTGACCGGGTCACGGTCAGCTGGAGCCCCGACGACGTCGTCACTCTGTCACCCACCCTCACCAAGGAGAAGTAG
- a CDS encoding gamma-aminobutyraldehyde dehydrogenase, which produces MQQLKNVIDGQLVDAAEGTTYDVHDPATGEVYAQAPMSGAEDVDRAYAAAAKAFEAWGETTPRERSERLLRLADAMEARAEDLLAAEVKDTGKPYSLTRSEEMPATIDHIRFFAGAARTLEGRSAGEYLADHTSIIRREPIGVVGQVCPWNYPLNMMAWKIGPALAAGNTIVLKPSDTTPAASLLLGEIAQEFLPPGVLNVIAGDRRTGAAMTVHPTPQMIAITGSVRAGIEVAQAAAVDVKKVHLELGGKAPVIVFNDADLGKAAAAIAEAGLFNGGQDCTAATRVLAQEGIHDEFVAALAEAVRSLKTGMPYDDDTYFGALNNPGQLDRVAGVVDRLPDHASVATGGRQATVTGGEGGWFYEPTVLAGLHQDDEQIQSEIFGPVITAQRFTDEPQALAYANGVKYGLGSSVWTRDHGTAMRLAKRLDFGVVWINTHIPFVSEMPHGGFKHSGYGKDLSVYGLEDYTRIKHVMSYIGE; this is translated from the coding sequence ATGCAGCAGCTCAAGAACGTCATCGACGGTCAGCTCGTCGACGCCGCCGAGGGCACGACGTACGACGTCCACGACCCGGCCACGGGGGAGGTCTACGCCCAGGCGCCGATGTCCGGGGCGGAGGACGTGGACCGTGCCTACGCCGCCGCGGCGAAGGCCTTCGAGGCGTGGGGCGAGACGACGCCGCGCGAGCGCTCCGAGCGGCTGCTCCGCCTCGCCGACGCGATGGAGGCCCGCGCCGAGGACCTGCTCGCCGCCGAGGTCAAGGACACCGGGAAGCCCTACTCGCTCACCAGGAGCGAGGAGATGCCGGCGACCATCGACCACATCCGGTTCTTCGCCGGTGCGGCCCGCACCCTCGAGGGCCGCTCGGCCGGGGAGTACCTCGCCGACCACACCTCGATCATCCGGCGCGAGCCGATCGGCGTCGTCGGGCAGGTCTGCCCGTGGAACTACCCGCTCAACATGATGGCGTGGAAGATCGGCCCGGCGCTGGCGGCGGGCAACACCATCGTGCTCAAGCCCTCGGACACCACTCCGGCCGCGAGTTTGCTGCTCGGCGAGATCGCCCAGGAGTTCCTGCCGCCTGGTGTGCTCAACGTGATCGCCGGCGACCGCAGGACAGGGGCCGCGATGACCGTCCACCCGACGCCGCAGATGATCGCGATCACCGGCTCGGTCCGTGCCGGCATCGAGGTCGCCCAAGCTGCGGCCGTCGATGTGAAGAAGGTCCACCTCGAGCTCGGCGGCAAGGCGCCGGTGATCGTCTTCAACGACGCGGACCTCGGCAAGGCGGCCGCGGCGATCGCCGAGGCGGGCCTCTTCAACGGCGGCCAGGACTGCACCGCCGCCACCCGCGTCCTGGCGCAGGAGGGCATCCACGACGAGTTCGTCGCCGCGCTGGCCGAGGCCGTGCGCTCGCTGAAGACGGGCATGCCGTACGACGATGACACCTACTTCGGTGCACTCAACAACCCCGGCCAGCTCGACCGCGTGGCCGGCGTCGTCGACCGGCTGCCCGACCACGCGAGCGTGGCCACCGGTGGCCGTCAGGCCACGGTGACCGGGGGAGAGGGCGGCTGGTTCTACGAGCCGACCGTGCTCGCTGGACTCCACCAGGACGACGAGCAGATCCAGTCCGAGATCTTCGGCCCGGTCATCACCGCCCAGAGGTTCACCGACGAGCCGCAGGCGCTCGCCTACGCCAACGGAGTGAAGTACGGCCTCGGCTCGTCGGTCTGGACCAGGGACCACGGCACCGCGATGCGCCTGGCCAAGCGTCTCGACTTCGGCGTGGTCTGGATCAACACCCACATCCCGTTCGTCTCCGAGATGCCGCACGGCGGCTTCAAGCACTCCGGCTACGGCAAGGACCTCAGCGTCTACGGGCTTGAGGACTACACCCGGATCAAGCACGTGATGTCCTACATCGGGGAGTGA
- a CDS encoding amidohydrolase, with amino-acid sequence MATTLFTGGPIFDGHRHRSEVAGVLVRDGVIDTVYAADAAAHLPGPGEVDELVDLAGGLLTPGFTDAHIHAVQGGLERIRCDLSQLYGREAYLQAIRAYADAHPDLPWIVGGGWAMACFPGGTPLAADLDEILPDRPVFLVNRDHHGAWANSKAFEIAGVTAATPDPADGYLERDQDGTPTGTLHEGAMALVADRLPETTAEELLAGLLEAQAYLFSVGVTGWQDAIIGAYAGMSDPGPTYASAARSGQLAADVVGALWWDRDRGVEQIANLVARREAYAAGRFRATSVKVMQDGVAENGTASMSAPYLDRCGHATHNQGHSFVDPGVLAEAAPLLAAEGFQVHIHAIGDGAVTEALDALEAAIAAHPEADRRHHVAHLQFVRPDDQPRFGQLGIAVNMQTLWACQDAQMIDLTLPHVGPERATWQYPWAAMVGHGAPLVAGSDWPVSTPDPWKALHVAVNRTDPDDGGEPLNPEQALTLEVALEAYTSGSAWVNHRDDAGVIAPGRTADLVVHDRDPFASEPDGIADVRVVSTWVAGVKVHDATIATSPEK; translated from the coding sequence ATGGCTACGACGCTCTTCACAGGTGGTCCGATCTTCGACGGGCACCGCCATCGCAGCGAGGTCGCCGGTGTGCTCGTGCGCGACGGTGTGATCGACACCGTCTATGCCGCCGACGCTGCCGCCCACCTGCCCGGCCCGGGGGAGGTCGATGAGCTGGTCGACCTCGCTGGCGGGCTGCTCACGCCGGGCTTCACCGACGCCCACATCCATGCGGTCCAGGGCGGCCTCGAGCGGATCCGCTGCGACCTCTCCCAGCTCTATGGGCGCGAGGCCTACCTGCAGGCGATCAGGGCGTACGCCGACGCCCACCCCGACCTCCCGTGGATCGTCGGAGGGGGTTGGGCGATGGCCTGCTTCCCGGGCGGCACCCCGCTCGCAGCAGACCTCGACGAGATCCTCCCGGACCGTCCGGTCTTCCTCGTCAACCGCGACCACCACGGTGCCTGGGCCAACTCGAAGGCCTTCGAGATCGCCGGTGTCACGGCCGCCACGCCCGACCCCGCCGACGGCTACCTCGAGCGCGACCAGGACGGCACACCCACCGGCACGCTGCACGAGGGCGCGATGGCGCTGGTCGCCGACCGCCTGCCCGAGACCACCGCGGAGGAGCTCCTGGCCGGGCTGCTCGAGGCCCAGGCCTACCTCTTCTCGGTCGGTGTGACGGGCTGGCAGGACGCGATCATCGGCGCCTACGCGGGCATGTCGGATCCCGGGCCGACGTACGCCTCGGCAGCGCGCAGCGGGCAACTGGCCGCCGATGTCGTCGGCGCGTTGTGGTGGGACCGCGACCGCGGCGTCGAGCAGATCGCCAACCTGGTGGCACGCCGCGAGGCCTACGCCGCCGGGCGGTTCCGCGCGACCAGCGTCAAGGTGATGCAGGACGGTGTGGCCGAGAACGGCACGGCGTCGATGAGCGCGCCCTACCTCGACCGGTGTGGTCACGCGACGCACAACCAGGGGCACTCGTTCGTCGACCCCGGCGTGCTCGCGGAGGCCGCCCCGCTCCTGGCCGCCGAGGGCTTCCAGGTCCACATCCACGCCATCGGTGACGGCGCGGTGACCGAGGCGCTCGATGCACTCGAAGCGGCGATCGCCGCCCACCCCGAGGCGGACCGCCGACACCACGTCGCGCACCTCCAGTTCGTCCGGCCCGACGACCAGCCTCGCTTCGGCCAGCTGGGTATCGCCGTCAACATGCAGACCCTCTGGGCCTGCCAGGACGCACAGATGATCGACCTCACCCTCCCGCACGTCGGGCCGGAGCGCGCGACCTGGCAGTACCCGTGGGCCGCGATGGTGGGCCACGGTGCCCCGCTCGTCGCCGGCAGTGACTGGCCCGTCTCCACGCCCGACCCGTGGAAGGCGTTGCACGTGGCCGTCAACCGCACCGATCCCGACGACGGCGGTGAGCCGCTCAACCCGGAGCAGGCCCTCACTCTCGAGGTCGCGCTCGAGGCCTACACCTCGGGCAGCGCCTGGGTGAACCACCGCGACGACGCGGGCGTGATCGCGCCCGGCCGGACCGCCGACCTCGTCGTCCACGACCGTGACCCCTTCGCGAGCGAGCCGGACGGGATCGCCGACGTGCGCGTCGTCTCCACGTGGGTCGCGGGCGTCAAGGTCCACGACGCGACCATCGCCACATCGCCTGAGAAGTGA
- a CDS encoding aspartate aminotransferase family protein, with amino-acid sequence MAREPMTYDQMQRAAKDHLWMHFTRHSSYAEADVPIIVKGEGAYIWDAKGKKVLDGLAGLFVNQVGHGRTELAEAAAKQTQELAFHPLWSYAHPTAIELADRIAAAAPGDLDRVFFTSGGGEAVETAWKLAKNYFKLQGKPGKHKVISRAIAYHGTTQGALSITGIPALKAPFEPLVPSTFRVPNTNIYRAAEMTSGLLDGSDPVAFGQWAADQIEIAILNEGPETVAAVFLEPVQNAGGCFPPPEGYWQRVREICDRYDVLLVSDEVICAYGRLGAMFGGQKFDYIPDIITSAKGLTSGYSPLGAMIASERLFEPFKDSGDVFYHGYTFGGHPVSCAVALANLDLFESEGLLENVNTNEAAFLATLSKLKDIPIVGDVRGSGYFYGIELVKDRDTKETFSDEECERILYGYVSKALWDEGLYCRADDRGDPVIQLSPPLIIGQREFDEIEQIIRVVLEKASSML; translated from the coding sequence ATGGCCCGGGAACCGATGACGTACGACCAGATGCAGCGCGCTGCGAAGGACCACCTGTGGATGCACTTCACGCGCCACTCGTCCTATGCCGAGGCCGACGTGCCCATCATCGTCAAGGGTGAGGGCGCCTACATCTGGGACGCGAAGGGCAAGAAGGTCCTCGACGGTCTCGCCGGCCTCTTCGTCAACCAGGTCGGCCACGGCCGCACCGAGCTCGCGGAGGCCGCGGCGAAGCAGACCCAGGAGCTCGCCTTCCATCCGCTGTGGTCCTATGCGCACCCGACGGCGATCGAGTTGGCCGACCGGATCGCGGCTGCCGCACCCGGCGACCTCGACCGGGTCTTCTTCACCAGCGGTGGCGGCGAGGCCGTCGAGACCGCGTGGAAGCTGGCCAAGAACTACTTCAAGCTGCAGGGCAAGCCCGGCAAGCACAAGGTGATCTCGCGGGCGATCGCCTACCACGGCACGACCCAGGGCGCCCTCTCGATCACCGGCATCCCGGCGCTCAAGGCGCCCTTCGAGCCGCTGGTGCCGTCCACCTTCCGAGTGCCGAACACCAACATCTACCGCGCAGCCGAGATGACGTCGGGCCTGCTCGACGGCTCCGACCCCGTGGCCTTCGGCCAGTGGGCGGCCGACCAGATCGAGATCGCGATCCTCAACGAGGGCCCCGAGACCGTCGCGGCCGTCTTCCTCGAGCCGGTCCAGAACGCCGGCGGCTGCTTTCCGCCGCCGGAGGGCTACTGGCAGCGGGTGCGCGAGATCTGCGATCGGTACGACGTCCTGCTGGTCTCCGACGAGGTCATCTGCGCCTACGGGCGACTCGGGGCGATGTTCGGCGGCCAGAAGTTCGACTACATCCCGGACATCATCACCTCGGCCAAGGGCCTGACGTCGGGCTACTCCCCGCTCGGCGCGATGATCGCCTCGGAGCGGCTCTTCGAGCCGTTCAAGGACAGCGGTGACGTGTTCTACCACGGTTACACGTTCGGTGGTCATCCCGTGAGCTGTGCTGTCGCCCTGGCCAACCTGGACCTCTTCGAGTCCGAGGGCCTGCTGGAGAACGTCAACACCAACGAGGCCGCCTTCCTCGCCACGCTGTCCAAGCTCAAGGACATTCCGATCGTCGGCGACGTCCGCGGGTCGGGCTACTTCTACGGCATCGAGCTCGTGAAGGACCGCGACACCAAGGAGACGTTCAGCGATGAGGAGTGCGAGCGCATCCTCTACGGCTACGTCTCCAAGGCGCTGTGGGACGAGGGCCTCTACTGCCGCGCCGACGACCGCGGCGACCCCGTCATCCAGCTCTCTCCCCCGCTGATCATCGGTCAGCGCGAGTTCGACGAGATCGAGCAGATCATCCGCGTGGTGCTGGAGAAGGCGAGCTCGATGCTCTGA
- a CDS encoding putative quinol monooxygenase, protein MTFVNAGTIGTLPGHRDELVATLTRRNDLLRELGCQLYEVGVSEESPDTVFVVELWDSAEAHQRSLEHPDVRGSIAEARPILSGEFGGFRFEVAGSPLRQA, encoded by the coding sequence ATGACGTTCGTGAACGCCGGCACGATCGGCACCCTGCCCGGCCACCGCGACGAGCTCGTCGCCACGCTGACCCGTCGCAACGATCTGCTGCGCGAGCTCGGCTGTCAGCTGTACGAGGTCGGTGTCTCGGAGGAGTCGCCCGACACGGTCTTCGTCGTCGAGCTCTGGGACTCCGCCGAGGCGCACCAGCGCTCGCTCGAGCACCCGGACGTCCGCGGGTCGATCGCGGAGGCGCGCCCGATCCTGTCGGGCGAGTTCGGCGGCTTCCGGTTCGAGGTTGCCGGCTCGCCGTTGCGGCAGGCGTAG
- a CDS encoding MarR family winged helix-turn-helix transcriptional regulator: MAKQESGATEREIESLMRLVHVIEAEHRARPTSALDLRARMLIQDLGLNGATPILAVRRRLRLTPSTMTSLADRLERDSYIERRAHPTDRRTVVLALTPEGERAFAAEKEFYRHLIDDSLKSLGDEARALVLSALGGMIPH; encoded by the coding sequence ATGGCGAAGCAGGAGTCCGGAGCGACCGAGCGCGAGATCGAGTCGCTCATGCGGCTGGTCCACGTGATCGAGGCCGAGCACCGCGCGCGCCCGACCTCTGCGCTGGACCTGCGTGCCCGGATGCTCATCCAGGACCTCGGCCTCAACGGCGCGACCCCGATCCTTGCCGTACGTCGCCGCCTGCGCCTGACGCCCTCGACGATGACCAGCCTCGCCGACCGGCTCGAGCGTGACAGTTACATCGAGCGCCGCGCCCACCCGACGGACCGGCGCACCGTCGTGCTGGCGCTCACGCCGGAGGGCGAGCGCGCCTTCGCGGCGGAGAAGGAGTTCTACCGCCACCTCATCGACGACTCGCTGAAGTCCCTCGGCGACGAGGCCCGGGCGCTCGTGCTCTCTGCGCTCGGCGGGATGATCCCGCACTGA